In Malus sylvestris chromosome 15, drMalSylv7.2, whole genome shotgun sequence, a single genomic region encodes these proteins:
- the LOC126602651 gene encoding uncharacterized protein LOC126602651 — protein MQTTITASSSSSKAAGVAGGTKTPCWAKVGLKREPWTPEEDELLTNYIKKEGDGRWQTLPKRAGFLCCTSGAHSDLMTKLTSPRLSLHLFLLTFRSSYLFARIRDSSRSQDFQKQFRTQSSENSMASRNQSTCKCNNTSEKPNSQLVIRLSRVFNHFRNDHSQQWHLFCTDSEFSVRTPGDCIDVEEVNLKYRDSVAVGAGEREEVGRIGGGEDGGVDTGVALFQ, from the exons ATGCAAACGACGATAACAGCGTCGTCCTCGTCGAGCAAGGCGGCTGGGGTTGCTGGAGGGACTAAGACGCCGTGTTGGGCAAAGGTAGGTTTGAAGAGAGAGCCGTGGACTCCCGAAGAGGACGAGCTGCTGACAAATTACATCAAGAAAGAAGGGGATGGACGGTGGCAGACCCTTCCCAAACGGGCTGGGTTTCTCTGCTGCA CAAGCGGGGCCCACTCGGACCTCATGACCAAGCTGACCTCTCCCCGACTCTCCCTCCATCTCTTTCTTCTCACTTTTCGTTCCTCTTATCTCTTCGCTCGTATTCGCGATTCATCTCGCTCCCAAGATTTCCAAAAACAGTTTCGAACCCAGAGTTCAGAAAATTCGATGGCTTCAAGAAATCAATCAACATGCAAGTGCaataacacctctgaaaaaccAAATTCCCAGCTAGTTATTCGGCTCTCTAgagttttcaatcattttaggaATGATCACAGTCAACAGTGGCATTTGTTCTGCACTGACTCAGAGTTCAGCGTGCGTACCCCTGGCGACTGCATTGACGTCGAAGAGGTCAACCTCAAATACCGTGATAGTGTAGCGGTTGGCGCCGGGGAGAGAGAAGAGGTGGGAAGGATCGGAGGCGGGGAAGATGGAGGCGTGGATACGGGTGTAGCCCTCTTCCAGTAA